A region from the Salidesulfovibrio onnuriiensis genome encodes:
- the ilvN gene encoding acetolactate synthase small subunit has translation MKHTLSVMVENEPGVLSRVAGLFSGRGFNIESLNVAPTLEKGVSLMTIVARGDDAIIEQIVKQLRKLVPVITVKDFTQVQAVEREMVLVKVNAEDSKRAEILRITDIFRCKVVDVSIDELTIECTGDHGKIKAIVNLLSRFGIKEIARTGNVAMKRAMQID, from the coding sequence ATGAAACATACGCTTTCCGTCATGGTCGAGAACGAGCCCGGTGTCCTTTCCAGGGTTGCGGGGCTTTTCAGCGGCAGGGGCTTCAACATCGAATCACTCAACGTCGCTCCCACCCTGGAAAAGGGCGTTTCGCTCATGACCATCGTGGCCCGGGGGGACGACGCCATCATTGAACAGATCGTCAAACAGCTTCGCAAGCTGGTTCCGGTCATCACGGTCAAGGACTTCACCCAGGTCCAGGCCGTGGAGCGCGAGATGGTTCTCGTCAAGGTCAATGCGGAAGACTCCAAACGCGCGGAAATTCTACGTATTACGGATATTTTTCGCTGCAAGGTCGTGGATGTGAGCATTGACGAACTGACCATCGAGTGCACGGGCGACCATGGCAAGATTAAGGCCATCGTCAATCTCCTATCCCGATTCGGCATCAAGGAGATCGCCCGCACCGGCAACGTGGCCATGAAGCGTGCCATGCAGATCGATTAA
- the ilvB gene encoding biosynthetic-type acetolactate synthase large subunit — protein sequence MELTGAQILLKCLEEEGVDAMFGFPGGAVIDIYDEIPNFSIEHILVRHEQGAIHAADGYARATGKTGVCLVTSGPGATNTVTGIATAYMDSIPVVIFTGQVPSPLIGNDAFQEVDIVGITRPCTKHNYLVQDVRDLARTVKQAFYLARTGRPGPVLVDVPKDLMSQKCEFEYPESISLRSYNPNVKPHIGQIRKLAQLIKKAERPLIYSGGGVISSKSHEELRWLARELRIPVTSTLMGLGAYPGDDEELWLGMLGMHGTYCANMAVNNCDLLLAVGARFDDRVTGKISEFAPHATIVHIDVDPTSIQKNVSVHVPLVADCKSALAALQKEMKSIKGEVNWQRKHEQWLEQIIEWNRLHPLTYIDDEVKIKPQYVVEKIYEITKGDAIVCTEVGQNQMWAAQFYKVKEPNTFLTSGGLGTMGYGFPAAMGAQRAFPDKLVVNIAGDGSIQMNIQEMMTVVCNKLPVKIVILNNGYLGMVRQWQELFYKKNYCATCMDAQPDFVKLAEAYGAAGYRITEKKDVEKVLREAFEVDKPCIVDVRVAQEENVYPMVPAGASLTEMLLV from the coding sequence ATGGAGCTGACTGGGGCCCAGATATTGTTGAAGTGCTTGGAGGAGGAAGGTGTCGATGCCATGTTCGGCTTCCCTGGCGGAGCCGTGATCGACATTTACGACGAAATTCCCAACTTCTCCATTGAACATATTCTAGTGCGCCACGAACAGGGCGCTATCCATGCCGCGGACGGTTACGCTCGCGCCACCGGAAAGACTGGAGTATGCCTAGTAACTTCGGGCCCCGGCGCCACCAATACCGTCACCGGTATTGCCACGGCATACATGGATTCCATTCCTGTGGTCATTTTCACCGGGCAGGTGCCCTCTCCGCTCATCGGCAACGATGCGTTCCAGGAGGTGGACATTGTCGGCATTACCCGGCCCTGTACCAAGCACAATTACCTGGTGCAGGACGTCCGTGATCTGGCCAGGACCGTCAAACAGGCATTCTACCTCGCACGGACCGGGCGCCCCGGTCCCGTGCTGGTGGATGTGCCCAAAGACCTGATGAGTCAGAAATGCGAGTTCGAGTACCCCGAATCGATCTCCCTCCGTAGCTACAATCCCAACGTCAAGCCGCATATCGGGCAGATCCGCAAGCTGGCGCAGCTGATCAAGAAGGCCGAGCGGCCGCTCATCTATTCCGGTGGCGGCGTGATCTCCTCGAAGAGCCATGAGGAATTGCGCTGGCTGGCCCGGGAACTTCGCATCCCCGTGACCTCCACCCTCATGGGCCTGGGGGCCTATCCGGGGGATGACGAGGAACTCTGGCTGGGCATGCTGGGAATGCACGGCACCTATTGCGCCAACATGGCCGTGAACAACTGCGATCTGCTCCTGGCCGTGGGCGCGCGTTTCGACGACCGCGTCACCGGCAAGATCAGCGAGTTCGCACCGCACGCGACCATCGTGCATATCGACGTGGACCCCACGTCCATCCAGAAGAACGTTTCCGTGCACGTGCCGCTTGTTGCCGACTGCAAGAGCGCGCTGGCCGCGCTGCAAAAGGAAATGAAGTCCATCAAGGGCGAAGTGAACTGGCAGCGCAAGCACGAGCAGTGGCTTGAGCAGATCATCGAATGGAACCGGCTGCACCCGCTGACCTACATCGACGACGAGGTGAAGATCAAACCCCAGTACGTGGTGGAGAAGATCTACGAGATCACCAAGGGCGACGCCATAGTTTGCACCGAGGTGGGCCAGAACCAGATGTGGGCCGCCCAGTTCTACAAGGTCAAGGAACCCAACACGTTCCTGACGTCGGGTGGTCTCGGCACCATGGGGTACGGGTTCCCCGCCGCCATGGGGGCCCAGCGGGCCTTTCCGGACAAGCTGGTCGTCAACATCGCCGGGGACGGTTCCATCCAGATGAACATCCAGGAGATGATGACCGTGGTCTGCAACAAGCTGCCGGTCAAGATCGTCATCCTGAACAACGGGTACCTGGGCATGGTCCGCCAGTGGCAGGAATTGTTCTACAAGAAGAACTACTGCGCCACCTGCATGGACGCCCAGCCCGATTTCGTGAAGCTGGCCGAGGCCTATGGCGCGGCGGGCTATCGCATCACCGAGAAAAAGGACGTGGAAAAGGTGCTCCGAGAAGCCTTTGAAGTGGACAAGCCCTGCATTGTGGATGTCCGCGTGGCTCAGGAAGAGAATGTTTACCCGATGGTCCCGGCCGGGGCCTCGCTGACCGAGATGCTGCTCGTTTAG
- a CDS encoding DUF465 domain-containing protein — MESKDLALIEKFGVEDVELKSLWDQHIVYEKMLEKLEGKGYLSPTETQEMKELKKKKLAGKTKLQTILDKYRDTEA; from the coding sequence ATGGAGTCGAAGGATCTGGCCCTTATTGAAAAGTTTGGTGTTGAAGACGTGGAACTCAAGTCCCTATGGGACCAGCATATCGTATACGAAAAGATGCTCGAGAAGCTCGAGGGTAAAGGTTACCTGAGCCCCACCGAGACTCAGGAAATGAAGGAACTCAAGAAGAAGAAACTGGCGGGAAAAACGAAACTTCAAACGATATTGGATAAATATCGAGATACGGAGGCGTAG
- a CDS encoding DUF167 domain-containing protein, translating to MIRETIKTLPEFARQKGDSHWNLDVWVQPGARKNGLAGTYQGCLKVRLNAPAVDNKANKALVAYLADQLGLKKNQVTLESGQSNRRKVLAVDSRREPDWERLVPSGEQ from the coding sequence ATGATCCGAGAGACAATAAAAACACTCCCTGAATTCGCCAGACAAAAGGGCGACAGTCACTGGAATCTCGATGTCTGGGTACAGCCCGGAGCCAGGAAGAACGGCTTGGCCGGGACGTACCAGGGGTGTTTGAAGGTGCGCCTGAACGCGCCCGCCGTCGACAACAAGGCCAACAAGGCCCTTGTCGCCTATTTGGCCGACCAGCTTGGCCTCAAGAAAAATCAAGTCACATTGGAATCAGGCCAGAGCAACCGAAGGAAGGTCCTGGCTGTAGATAGTCGTAGAGAGCCCGATTGGGAACGGTTGGTTCCCTCGGGGGAGCAATAA
- a CDS encoding DivIVA domain-containing protein, protein MSVSKIDLLNKRFSRKMFGYSRIEVDQFLLETAETLGSMADSQKEMKKKMKRLEAAIVEYRKRDETLRDTLMSTQKMVDDLKVQASREAQLIIDEARTKAEAMMQKGHGRLAQIHEEVEAVKRQRTQFEIQLKALLDSHLKMLEHDDPDMEKMEELESKLTYLKKAE, encoded by the coding sequence ATGTCTGTTTCCAAGATTGATCTTCTGAACAAGCGTTTTTCCCGGAAGATGTTCGGCTATTCCAGGATCGAGGTGGACCAGTTCCTGCTGGAGACCGCCGAGACCCTCGGTTCCATGGCCGACAGCCAGAAGGAAATGAAAAAGAAGATGAAACGGCTGGAGGCCGCAATCGTGGAGTACCGCAAGCGGGACGAAACCCTGCGGGACACGCTCATGAGCACCCAGAAGATGGTGGACGACCTCAAGGTGCAGGCCTCCAGGGAAGCCCAGCTCATCATCGACGAGGCCCGCACCAAGGCCGAGGCCATGATGCAGAAGGGACACGGCCGGTTGGCCCAGATCCACGAAGAAGTGGAAGCCGTCAAACGCCAGAGAACCCAGTTTGAAATTCAGCTAAAGGCCCTATTGGACTCGCATTTGAAGATGTTGGAACACGATGACCCCGATATGGAAAAAATGGAAGAGCTGGAGTCCAAGCTCACTTACCTGAAAAAAGCTGAATGA
- a CDS encoding YggT family protein — protein sequence MDLVVVAIAKVLSIVLNAYMWIVIISALITWVNPDPYNPIVRFLRGVTEPVFYKVRQLLPFLNVGGFDLSPIVIILAIQVLDIVVVGNLYRLAGAIGGSPMM from the coding sequence ATGGATTTAGTTGTTGTTGCCATTGCCAAGGTTCTGAGCATCGTTCTGAATGCCTACATGTGGATCGTCATCATTTCGGCCCTGATCACCTGGGTGAATCCTGATCCGTACAACCCCATTGTGCGTTTTTTGCGCGGGGTGACCGAGCCTGTCTTCTACAAGGTCAGGCAGCTTTTGCCGTTTCTCAATGTGGGAGGCTTCGACCTTTCCCCCATCGTCATTATCCTGGCTATTCAAGTTCTCGATATTGTTGTCGTGGGCAACCTCTACCGCCTGGCCGGAGCCATTGGCGGTTCCCCGATGATGTAG
- a CDS encoding HAD family hydrolase encodes MLITNDLMRLDVFENIGALVFDCDGVLIDSKDSNNAYYNRLREHIGLPPMSEEDAAYCHCHTTAESLERIIPEDKMGAIREFQSRVKYRDLLPGLGLKRMDGLQEFLWWLRDCGFPLAINTSRTDTMDLVLELMDLEGFFYPVVTSSDVRRPKPHPEPMYQAMNKIGARPGEVVFIGDSIVDQRCARAAGVRFWAYRNPGLEADLHITDYWTLRRCMQRAYPGTRVLY; translated from the coding sequence GTGCTCATCACCAACGATCTCATGCGGTTGGATGTTTTCGAGAACATCGGTGCGCTGGTGTTTGACTGCGACGGCGTGCTCATTGATTCCAAGGACTCCAACAACGCGTATTACAACAGGCTGCGCGAACATATCGGCCTGCCGCCCATGAGCGAGGAGGACGCGGCCTACTGCCATTGCCATACCACGGCGGAATCCCTGGAGCGGATCATCCCCGAGGACAAGATGGGGGCCATCCGGGAGTTTCAGAGTAGGGTCAAATACAGGGACCTGCTGCCGGGTCTGGGTCTGAAGCGCATGGACGGGCTGCAGGAGTTTCTCTGGTGGCTCAGGGATTGCGGTTTTCCCCTGGCCATCAACACCAGCCGTACCGACACCATGGATCTGGTGCTGGAACTCATGGATTTGGAGGGTTTCTTCTACCCCGTGGTGACCTCATCCGACGTGCGCAGACCTAAGCCGCACCCCGAGCCCATGTACCAGGCCATGAACAAGATCGGCGCGCGCCCCGGAGAGGTCGTCTTCATCGGCGATTCCATTGTGGACCAGCGCTGTGCCCGGGCCGCGGGAGTTCGTTTCTGGGCCTATCGCAATCCTGGGCTTGAGGCCGATCTGCACATCACCGATTACTGGACCCTGCGTCGCTGCATGCAGCGCGCCTATCCCGGCACAAGAGTTCTCTATTAG
- a CDS encoding twin-arginine translocase TatA/TatE family subunit produces the protein MIGGFGIWELLIILLIVLVIFGAKKLPEIGGGIGKAISNFKKATNEPDEIDVTPKEKKEDKEA, from the coding sequence ATGATCGGCGGTTTCGGAATTTGGGAACTTCTCATCATCTTGCTTATCGTCCTGGTCATCTTCGGCGCCAAGAAACTGCCTGAAATCGGCGGCGGCATCGGAAAGGCCATCAGTAATTTCAAAAAGGCCACCAACGAGCCCGATGAAATCGACGTGACTCCCAAAGAGAAGAAAGAAGACAAGGAAGCCTAG
- a CDS encoding CDP-alcohol phosphatidyltransferase family protein, whose protein sequence is MSAVIPRDTIWTIPNLLTIARILLTPGFVMAYIDHRFDLAWALFAIAGLTDALDGFLARLLKQRSRLGAMLDPLADKCLLVTSFICLAQQGWLPKWLTVLVVSRDAIIVGGLAVLHFWGVDIKSRIQPIWSSKATTTAQICLVLFIMIQKTFELNYHTVELWIISLTAGLTVVSGVHYMLKGFGFFAEEGGDIPRVD, encoded by the coding sequence GTGTCGGCAGTGATTCCGCGCGATACCATCTGGACCATTCCCAACCTCCTGACCATTGCCAGGATTCTGCTTACGCCCGGGTTTGTCATGGCCTACATCGACCATCGGTTCGATCTGGCCTGGGCCCTTTTCGCCATTGCCGGGCTGACGGATGCCCTGGACGGATTCCTGGCCCGTCTGCTCAAGCAGCGGTCCCGGCTCGGGGCCATGCTCGATCCCCTGGCCGACAAGTGCCTGCTGGTGACCTCTTTCATCTGCCTGGCTCAGCAGGGCTGGCTGCCCAAGTGGCTTACGGTCCTGGTGGTCAGTCGCGACGCCATCATCGTGGGAGGGTTGGCCGTGCTCCATTTCTGGGGCGTGGACATCAAGTCGCGCATCCAGCCCATTTGGTCCAGCAAGGCCACCACCACGGCCCAGATCTGTCTGGTCCTGTTCATCATGATCCAGAAGACCTTTGAACTGAACTACCATACGGTCGAGCTGTGGATTATCTCCCTGACCGCCGGGCTTACCGTGGTTTCCGGGGTGCATTACATGCTCAAGGGATTCGGTTTCTTTGCGGAAGAGGGCGGGGATATTCCCCGCGTGGACTGA
- the sixA gene encoding phosphohistidine phosphatase SixA: MHIYLMQHGACLPKELDPQQPLSPVGREQIEKSAAILKNLGLRFGVILASPKTRSMETAQIVAKAVGYPAKNIVCSDAIKPMADAKKTTDLILQYEDAESVFIAGHLPSLNNLASYLLLQDVPPTLHFGIENGGIMRISLEAQHRRGALDWLLPPRFLNLMR, translated from the coding sequence ATGCACATATACCTCATGCAGCACGGGGCGTGCCTGCCCAAGGAACTCGATCCGCAGCAGCCGCTCAGCCCGGTGGGGCGGGAACAGATCGAAAAAAGCGCCGCAATCCTCAAGAATCTGGGGCTGCGGTTCGGCGTCATCCTTGCCAGCCCCAAGACGCGCTCCATGGAAACCGCGCAGATCGTGGCCAAGGCCGTGGGATATCCAGCAAAAAACATCGTCTGCAGCGATGCAATCAAACCCATGGCGGATGCAAAGAAAACCACGGACCTGATCCTGCAATACGAGGATGCCGAATCCGTGTTCATAGCCGGGCACCTGCCCTCGCTCAACAATCTGGCTTCCTACCTGCTGCTGCAGGATGTGCCGCCCACCCTGCACTTCGGCATCGAGAACGGGGGCATCATGCGCATCTCCCTGGAGGCCCAGCACCGGCGCGGCGCCCTGGACTGGCTGCTGCCGCCCAGGTTCCTGAACCTGATGCGCTAG
- the miaA gene encoding tRNA (adenosine(37)-N6)-dimethylallyltransferase MiaA, which yields MDSKPSILCVLGPTGTGKTAAAIAVSRRLPGSVVNFDSRQVYRDFPVVTAQPDAEEQAACPHLMYGFLETREKMNAARFVDMAHEHIRQVLGEDRLPMLVGGTGLYLRSLLQGIAPIPEIPEDIRRGVLERLEKEGPQVLHRELTEVDPDYAARIHPNDSQRNARAAEVFAATGRNMTWWHSEEHQKAPYRYLKVGMKIALDDLTPKLAARIDIMLKHEALEEARRAYEICPDPEAPGWTGIGCAELLAYIRGEMSLEETKQRWIRNTRAYAKRQMTWFKKEKDIEWFAPGDNEAIAERVERWLAEAG from the coding sequence ATGGATTCCAAACCTTCCATTCTCTGTGTGCTGGGCCCGACGGGCACCGGCAAGACCGCCGCGGCCATTGCGGTTTCCCGCAGGCTGCCGGGCAGTGTCGTCAATTTCGACTCCCGCCAGGTGTATCGGGATTTTCCGGTCGTCACGGCCCAGCCGGACGCGGAGGAACAGGCCGCCTGCCCGCACCTCATGTACGGTTTCTTGGAAACCCGCGAGAAGATGAATGCGGCTCGTTTCGTGGATATGGCCCATGAACATATCCGGCAGGTGCTGGGGGAAGACCGGCTACCCATGCTTGTGGGCGGCACCGGGCTTTACCTGCGCTCCCTGCTGCAGGGCATCGCCCCCATTCCCGAGATCCCGGAGGACATCCGCCGGGGAGTGCTGGAGCGTCTGGAAAAGGAAGGCCCCCAGGTCCTGCACCGCGAGTTGACCGAGGTGGATCCGGACTACGCGGCCAGGATCCATCCCAACGACAGCCAGAGAAACGCCCGGGCCGCCGAGGTCTTTGCCGCCACGGGCAGGAACATGACCTGGTGGCATTCCGAAGAGCATCAGAAGGCCCCGTACCGGTATCTCAAGGTGGGTATGAAAATCGCCCTTGATGACCTGACTCCCAAGCTGGCGGCGCGTATCGACATCATGCTGAAGCATGAGGCCCTGGAAGAGGCCCGGCGGGCCTACGAGATATGTCCCGATCCCGAGGCCCCGGGATGGACGGGCATCGGTTGCGCCGAGCTGCTGGCCTATATCCGGGGCGAAATGAGCCTGGAGGAAACCAAGCAGCGGTGGATTCGGAACACCCGCGCCTATGCCAAGCGGCAGATGACCTGGTTCAAGAAGGAAAAGGACATTGAGTGGTTCGCGCCCGGCGACAACGAAGCCATTGCCGAACGCGTGGAGCGGTGGCTGGCCGAGGCCGGCTAG
- the coaD gene encoding pantetheine-phosphate adenylyltransferase has protein sequence MAELNPRLAVYPGTFDPVTKGHVSLTKRGLKIFDQVVFAIARSTPKKTLFTLEERVDMAKQAFADEPNVIVEPFDGLLIDYVARRGAGSILRGLRAVSDFEYEFQMALMNRKLDRDIQTVFLMTDFKWMYLSSTIVKEVAKHGGNIKGLVPGDLIPKVYKRFAELKEAGDD, from the coding sequence ATGGCGGAACTGAACCCCAGGCTTGCGGTCTATCCCGGCACCTTCGACCCCGTGACCAAGGGGCATGTGAGCCTGACCAAGCGTGGGCTCAAGATATTCGATCAGGTGGTGTTCGCCATTGCCCGGAGCACCCCCAAAAAGACCCTCTTCACCCTGGAAGAGCGGGTGGATATGGCCAAGCAGGCCTTTGCGGACGAACCCAACGTCATTGTGGAGCCCTTTGACGGGCTGCTCATCGACTATGTGGCCCGAAGGGGCGCGGGGTCCATCCTGCGCGGGCTGCGCGCGGTCTCGGATTTCGAGTACGAGTTCCAGATGGCCCTCATGAACCGCAAGCTGGACCGCGATATACAGACCGTGTTCCTCATGACCGACTTCAAGTGGATGTACCTGAGCTCCACCATCGTCAAGGAAGTGGCCAAGCACGGCGGCAACATCAAGGGGCTGGTGCCCGGGGATCTCATTCCCAAGGTCTACAAGCGCTTTGCCGAGCTGAAAGAGGCCGGGGACGATTAG
- the rsmD gene encoding 16S rRNA (guanine(966)-N(2))-methyltransferase RsmD — protein MRVVGGEFRGRRLKTCEGPGYRPATHKVREAVFSMLQARGVEWAGARVVDMFAGSGSLGIECLSRGADEAWFVEKGRKAADLIRSNLKDLGVPAGKYKVLAKDLFTVLSRSPEAPFDLGFIDPPYGKGLLVPALEKALESGWFAEGAFILAEVEAQIQAPAEGPLSELELVTDREYGQTRILLWRN, from the coding sequence TTGCGAGTAGTAGGAGGCGAATTCCGGGGCCGCAGGCTCAAGACCTGCGAGGGCCCCGGATACCGACCGGCCACCCACAAGGTGCGCGAGGCCGTTTTTTCCATGCTCCAGGCCCGGGGCGTGGAGTGGGCCGGGGCGCGTGTGGTGGACATGTTCGCCGGGAGCGGCAGCCTGGGCATCGAATGCCTGAGCCGCGGGGCCGACGAGGCCTGGTTTGTGGAAAAGGGAAGGAAGGCGGCGGATCTCATCAGGTCCAATCTCAAGGACCTGGGAGTGCCCGCCGGGAAATACAAGGTTTTGGCGAAAGATCTCTTTACCGTGCTCTCCAGGAGCCCGGAAGCGCCTTTCGATCTCGGATTCATCGATCCCCCCTATGGCAAGGGGCTGCTTGTTCCGGCCCTGGAAAAGGCCCTGGAGAGCGGCTGGTTTGCCGAGGGTGCGTTCATCCTGGCCGAGGTGGAGGCGCAGATTCAGGCCCCTGCGGAGGGGCCTTTGTCCGAATTGGAACTCGTAACCGACCGTGAATACGGTCAGACAAGGATTTTGTTATGGCGGAACTGA
- a CDS encoding MBL fold metallo-hydrolase RNA specificity domain-containing protein, with protein sequence MKVTFLGAARTVSGSCYILEHEGKRFAVDCGMHQGNAEIETRNENYQAYDAKNIDFVLVTHAHIDHSGLLPALVSRGYKNPIYCTAPTRDLLEIMLLDSGHIQEMEAEWENERAKRKGQQVVSPLYTTSDAERTIPLLATVEYGKSFEPVPGIKVRYCDAGHILGSAFIELEYYQDGKPTKIVFSGDLGRPEQLIVQDPEEVERTDYLFLESTYGSRNHKDAENSLNDLAEAIKYCHQNKGKVVIPAFAVERSQQIIYSLFLLRKQGKLPEDMPIYLDSPLAIRATEIFRKHPEFFDKETQAFINKGEHPLDLPNLHFTESREQSQAINERHESAIIISASGMANAGRIKHHLRHNLWKPNCCVVFVGWQGVGTPGRKIVNGARKVRIFGEDVAVKAKVVTINGFSGHAGQAEMLEWLETLRNTPVKIVLVHGEAEGQKVFADVIRERFGFDVHIPEYMEELELEPGKDFEPVVDMAVARPRVDWDFLLRDSDHLLEELKARITSIQERAWVDQVEARDRLLDLNRSLSEFISEL encoded by the coding sequence ATGAAAGTAACATTTCTTGGAGCGGCCCGAACTGTCAGTGGTTCCTGTTATATTCTCGAACATGAAGGCAAACGTTTTGCCGTGGACTGCGGCATGCACCAGGGGAACGCGGAAATAGAAACCCGCAATGAAAACTACCAGGCGTATGACGCGAAGAACATTGATTTTGTTCTCGTGACCCATGCGCATATCGACCATAGCGGGCTGCTGCCCGCCCTGGTTTCTCGAGGATACAAGAACCCCATCTATTGCACGGCGCCCACCAGGGATCTTCTGGAGATCATGCTGCTTGACAGCGGGCACATCCAGGAAATGGAAGCCGAATGGGAAAACGAAAGGGCGAAGCGCAAGGGGCAGCAGGTTGTCAGCCCCCTGTACACCACCAGCGACGCCGAGCGGACCATCCCGCTGCTGGCGACCGTCGAATACGGCAAATCCTTCGAGCCCGTGCCGGGCATCAAGGTCAGGTATTGCGACGCCGGGCACATTCTCGGTTCGGCCTTTATCGAGCTTGAATATTACCAGGACGGCAAGCCCACCAAGATCGTTTTTTCCGGCGACCTGGGCCGCCCCGAGCAGCTCATCGTGCAGGATCCGGAGGAAGTCGAGAGAACGGACTATCTTTTCCTGGAGTCCACCTACGGCAGCCGCAACCACAAAGACGCCGAGAACAGCCTCAACGACCTGGCCGAGGCCATTAAGTACTGCCATCAGAACAAGGGCAAGGTGGTCATTCCCGCCTTTGCCGTGGAACGTTCGCAGCAGATCATCTATTCCCTGTTCCTGCTGCGCAAGCAGGGCAAGCTGCCCGAGGACATGCCCATCTACCTGGACAGTCCCCTGGCCATCCGCGCCACGGAAATCTTCCGCAAGCATCCAGAGTTCTTCGACAAGGAGACCCAGGCCTTCATCAACAAGGGCGAACATCCCCTGGATCTTCCCAACCTGCACTTCACGGAAAGCAGGGAACAGTCCCAAGCGATCAACGAGCGTCATGAATCGGCCATCATCATCTCGGCCAGCGGCATGGCCAACGCGGGCCGCATCAAGCACCACCTGCGCCACAACCTCTGGAAGCCCAACTGCTGCGTGGTCTTTGTCGGCTGGCAGGGCGTGGGTACTCCCGGACGCAAGATCGTCAACGGCGCACGAAAGGTGCGCATCTTCGGCGAGGATGTGGCCGTCAAGGCAAAGGTCGTGACCATCAACGGTTTTTCCGGTCACGCGGGTCAGGCCGAGATGCTCGAATGGCTCGAGACCCTTCGCAACACGCCGGTCAAGATCGTGCTGGTGCACGGCGAGGCCGAGGGCCAGAAGGTCTTTGCGGATGTCATCCGGGAGCGTTTCGGTTTCGATGTCCATATCCCGGAATACATGGAAGAGCTCGAACTCGAACCGGGCAAGGACTTCGAACCCGTGGTGGATATGGCCGTTGCGCGTCCCCGCGTGGACTGGGATTTCCTGCTCAGGGATTCCGACCATTTGCTCGAGGAGCTCAAGGCACGCATCACCTCCATTCAGGAACGCGCCTGGGTGGACCAGGTGGAAGCCCGCGACCGGCTGTTGGACCTGAACCGATCCCTGTCGGAGTTCATTTCGGAACTGTAG